Proteins from a genomic interval of Haemorhous mexicanus isolate bHaeMex1 chromosome Z, bHaeMex1.pri, whole genome shotgun sequence:
- the TUSC1 gene encoding tumor suppressor candidate gene 1 protein, translated as MRRMRAVGGRWGSGAVRGGRAVLGAAAGSGGRGGAAEEAEAGGGRQGWRGESRGSPQQLAERYADLAASHSEALRQREEREWHNARLRQENARLRLENRRLRRENRCLFRQALLGPGPDKPPADPGEEAEALRAQLGRLQEKHRRALRHLRRCRAAGGPEASGAEEGELEELLLEEDEQPLDKKSLVPAV; from the coding sequence ATGAGGCGCATGCGCGCGGTGGGCGGGCGCTGGGGCAGCGGCGCGGTGCGGGGGGGGCGGGCGGTGCTCGGTGCCGCCGCCGggagcggcgggcgcggcggggccgcggagGAGGCCgaggcgggcggcgggcggcagGGCTGGCGGGGCGAGTCGCGGGGCTCGCCGCAGCAGCTGGCGGAGCGGTACGCGGATTTGGCGGCCAGCCACAGCGAGGCGCTGCGGCAGCGGGAGGAGCGCGAGTGGCACAACGCGCGGCTGCGCCAGGAGAACGCGCGGCTGCGGCTGGAGAATCGCCGCCTGCGCCGCGAGAACCGCTGCCTCTTCCgacaggccctgctggggcCCGGCCCCGACAAGCCCCCCGCCGACCCGGGCGAGGAGGCGGAGGCCCTGCGCGCCCAGCTGGGGCGGCTGCAGGAGAAGCACCGCCGGGCCTTGCGGCATCTGCGGCGCTGCCGGGCCGCCGGTGGGCCCGAAGCCTCGGGAGCCGAAGAAGGGGAattggaggagctgctgctcgaGGAGGACGAGCAGCCGCTGGAtaagaagagcctggtgcctGCCGTGTAG